A genome region from Rhinopithecus roxellana isolate Shanxi Qingling chromosome 10, ASM756505v1, whole genome shotgun sequence includes the following:
- the ZNF26 gene encoding zinc finger protein 26 isoform X1 codes for MATSFRTASCWGLLSFKDISMEFTWDEWQLLDSTQKYLYRDVILENYHNLLSVGYHGTKPDLIFKLEQGEDPWIINAKISRQSHPDGWEEWYQNNQDELESIERSYACSVLGRRLNLSKSHDSSRQRLYNTHGKSLTQNSASSRSYLRRNPDKFPGYEEPYFLKHQRAHSIEKNCVCSECGKAFRCKSQLIVHLRIHTGERPYECSKCERAFSAKSNLNAHQRVHTGEKPYSCSECEKVFSFRSQLIVHQEIHTGGKPYGCSECGKAYSWKSQLLLHQRSHTGVKPYECSECGKAFSLKSPFVVHQRTHTGVKPHKCSECGKAFRSKSYLLVHIRMHTGEKPYQCSDCGKAFNMKTQLIVHQGVHTGNNPYQCGECGKAFGRKEQLTAHLRAHAGEKPYGCSECGKAFSSKSYLVIHRRTHTGERPYECSLCERAFCGKSQLIIHQRTHSTEKPYECNECEKAYPRKASLQIHQKTHSGEKPFKCSECGKAFTQKSSLSEHQRVHTGEKPWKCSECGKSFCWNSGLRIHRKTHK; via the exons GGATTATTGTCATTCAAGGATATATCTATGGAATTCACCTGGGATGAATGGCAGCTACTGGATTCTACACAGAAGTACCTATACAGAGATGTGATATTGGAAAACTATCATAACCTGTTATCAGTGG GGTATCATGGTACCAAGCCTGACTTAATCTTCAAGTTGGAACAAGGAGAAGATCCATGGATAATAAATGCCAAAATTTCCAGGCAGAGCCATCCAG atgGGTGGGAAGAATGGTACCAGAACAATCAAGATGAGCTTGAAAGTATTGAAAGAAGCTATGCTTGTAGTGTGTTGGGAAGAAGACTTAATCTGAGCAAAAGCCATGATTCTTCAAGACAGAGACTCTATAACACACATGGGAAAAGTTTGACACAAAACTCAGCTTCAAGCAGAAGTTATTTGAGAAGGAATCCTGATAAGTTTCCTGGTTATGAAGAACCGTATTTTCTTAAGCATCAAAGAGCTCATAGCatagaaaaaaattgtgtgtgtagtgaatgtgggaaagcttttCGTTGTAAGTCACAGCTCATTGTACATCTCAGAATTCATACAGGAGAGCGGCCTTATGAATGCAGTAAATGTGAAAGAGCCTTCAGTGCCAAGTCAAACCTTAATGCTCATCAGAGAGTTCATACAGGAGAAAAACCCTACTCATGTAGTGAGTGCGAAAAGGTCTTCTCTTTTAGGTCACAGCTCATTGTCCATCAGGAAATTCACACAGGAGGGAAACCCTATGgctgcagtgaatgtgggaaagcctacAGTTGGAAATCACAGCTGCTTTTACACCAGAGAAGTCACACAGGAGTGAAACCCTATgaatgcagtgaatgtgggaaagcctttagtTTGAAGTCTCCATTCGTTGTACACCAGAGAACGCATACAGGAGTGAAACCACATAaatgcagtgaatgtgggaaagcctttaggAGTAAGTCCTATCTCCTTGTTCACATCCGAATGCATACAGGAGAAAAACCCTATCAATGCAGTGATTGTGGGAAAGCCTTCAATATGAAGACACAGCTCATCGTACATCAGGGAGTTCACACAGGAAATAATCCTTACCAATGCggtgaatgtgggaaagcctttggTAGGAAGGAACAGCTCACTGCACATCTGAGAGCTCATGCGGGAGAGAAGCCCTATGgatgcagtgaatgtgggaagGCTTTCAGTAGCAAGTCATACCTTGTTATCCATAGGAGGACACACACCGGAGAGAGACCCTATGAATGTAGTTTGTGTGAGAGAGCCTTTTGTGGAAAATCACAGCTGATTATACATCAGAGAACTCATTCAActgagaaaccctatgaatgcaaTGAATGTGAAAAAGCCTACCCTAGGAAGGCATCACTTCAGATACACCAGAAGACTCATTCGGGAGAGAAACCTTTTAAATGCagtgaatgtggaaaagccttcacTCAGAAGTCATCTCTCAGTGAACATCAGagagttcacactggagagaaaccgtGGAAGTGCTCTGAATGTGGGAAATCCTTCTGTTGGAATTCAGGGCTTCGTATACATCGGAAGACTCATAAATGA
- the ZNF26 gene encoding zinc finger protein 26 isoform X2, translating to MEFTWDEWQLLDSTQKYLYRDVILENYHNLLSVGYHGTKPDLIFKLEQGEDPWIINAKISRQSHPDGWEEWYQNNQDELESIERSYACSVLGRRLNLSKSHDSSRQRLYNTHGKSLTQNSASSRSYLRRNPDKFPGYEEPYFLKHQRAHSIEKNCVCSECGKAFRCKSQLIVHLRIHTGERPYECSKCERAFSAKSNLNAHQRVHTGEKPYSCSECEKVFSFRSQLIVHQEIHTGGKPYGCSECGKAYSWKSQLLLHQRSHTGVKPYECSECGKAFSLKSPFVVHQRTHTGVKPHKCSECGKAFRSKSYLLVHIRMHTGEKPYQCSDCGKAFNMKTQLIVHQGVHTGNNPYQCGECGKAFGRKEQLTAHLRAHAGEKPYGCSECGKAFSSKSYLVIHRRTHTGERPYECSLCERAFCGKSQLIIHQRTHSTEKPYECNECEKAYPRKASLQIHQKTHSGEKPFKCSECGKAFTQKSSLSEHQRVHTGEKPWKCSECGKSFCWNSGLRIHRKTHK from the exons ATGGAATTCACCTGGGATGAATGGCAGCTACTGGATTCTACACAGAAGTACCTATACAGAGATGTGATATTGGAAAACTATCATAACCTGTTATCAGTGG GGTATCATGGTACCAAGCCTGACTTAATCTTCAAGTTGGAACAAGGAGAAGATCCATGGATAATAAATGCCAAAATTTCCAGGCAGAGCCATCCAG atgGGTGGGAAGAATGGTACCAGAACAATCAAGATGAGCTTGAAAGTATTGAAAGAAGCTATGCTTGTAGTGTGTTGGGAAGAAGACTTAATCTGAGCAAAAGCCATGATTCTTCAAGACAGAGACTCTATAACACACATGGGAAAAGTTTGACACAAAACTCAGCTTCAAGCAGAAGTTATTTGAGAAGGAATCCTGATAAGTTTCCTGGTTATGAAGAACCGTATTTTCTTAAGCATCAAAGAGCTCATAGCatagaaaaaaattgtgtgtgtagtgaatgtgggaaagcttttCGTTGTAAGTCACAGCTCATTGTACATCTCAGAATTCATACAGGAGAGCGGCCTTATGAATGCAGTAAATGTGAAAGAGCCTTCAGTGCCAAGTCAAACCTTAATGCTCATCAGAGAGTTCATACAGGAGAAAAACCCTACTCATGTAGTGAGTGCGAAAAGGTCTTCTCTTTTAGGTCACAGCTCATTGTCCATCAGGAAATTCACACAGGAGGGAAACCCTATGgctgcagtgaatgtgggaaagcctacAGTTGGAAATCACAGCTGCTTTTACACCAGAGAAGTCACACAGGAGTGAAACCCTATgaatgcagtgaatgtgggaaagcctttagtTTGAAGTCTCCATTCGTTGTACACCAGAGAACGCATACAGGAGTGAAACCACATAaatgcagtgaatgtgggaaagcctttaggAGTAAGTCCTATCTCCTTGTTCACATCCGAATGCATACAGGAGAAAAACCCTATCAATGCAGTGATTGTGGGAAAGCCTTCAATATGAAGACACAGCTCATCGTACATCAGGGAGTTCACACAGGAAATAATCCTTACCAATGCggtgaatgtgggaaagcctttggTAGGAAGGAACAGCTCACTGCACATCTGAGAGCTCATGCGGGAGAGAAGCCCTATGgatgcagtgaatgtgggaagGCTTTCAGTAGCAAGTCATACCTTGTTATCCATAGGAGGACACACACCGGAGAGAGACCCTATGAATGTAGTTTGTGTGAGAGAGCCTTTTGTGGAAAATCACAGCTGATTATACATCAGAGAACTCATTCAActgagaaaccctatgaatgcaaTGAATGTGAAAAAGCCTACCCTAGGAAGGCATCACTTCAGATACACCAGAAGACTCATTCGGGAGAGAAACCTTTTAAATGCagtgaatgtggaaaagccttcacTCAGAAGTCATCTCTCAGTGAACATCAGagagttcacactggagagaaaccgtGGAAGTGCTCTGAATGTGGGAAATCCTTCTGTTGGAATTCAGGGCTTCGTATACATCGGAAGACTCATAAATGA
- the ZNF26 gene encoding zinc finger protein 26 isoform X3 has protein sequence MPKFPGRAIQVDGWEEWYQNNQDELESIERSYACSVLGRRLNLSKSHDSSRQRLYNTHGKSLTQNSASSRSYLRRNPDKFPGYEEPYFLKHQRAHSIEKNCVCSECGKAFRCKSQLIVHLRIHTGERPYECSKCERAFSAKSNLNAHQRVHTGEKPYSCSECEKVFSFRSQLIVHQEIHTGGKPYGCSECGKAYSWKSQLLLHQRSHTGVKPYECSECGKAFSLKSPFVVHQRTHTGVKPHKCSECGKAFRSKSYLLVHIRMHTGEKPYQCSDCGKAFNMKTQLIVHQGVHTGNNPYQCGECGKAFGRKEQLTAHLRAHAGEKPYGCSECGKAFSSKSYLVIHRRTHTGERPYECSLCERAFCGKSQLIIHQRTHSTEKPYECNECEKAYPRKASLQIHQKTHSGEKPFKCSECGKAFTQKSSLSEHQRVHTGEKPWKCSECGKSFCWNSGLRIHRKTHK, from the exons ATGCCAAAATTTCCAGGCAGAGCCATCCAGGTGG atgGGTGGGAAGAATGGTACCAGAACAATCAAGATGAGCTTGAAAGTATTGAAAGAAGCTATGCTTGTAGTGTGTTGGGAAGAAGACTTAATCTGAGCAAAAGCCATGATTCTTCAAGACAGAGACTCTATAACACACATGGGAAAAGTTTGACACAAAACTCAGCTTCAAGCAGAAGTTATTTGAGAAGGAATCCTGATAAGTTTCCTGGTTATGAAGAACCGTATTTTCTTAAGCATCAAAGAGCTCATAGCatagaaaaaaattgtgtgtgtagtgaatgtgggaaagcttttCGTTGTAAGTCACAGCTCATTGTACATCTCAGAATTCATACAGGAGAGCGGCCTTATGAATGCAGTAAATGTGAAAGAGCCTTCAGTGCCAAGTCAAACCTTAATGCTCATCAGAGAGTTCATACAGGAGAAAAACCCTACTCATGTAGTGAGTGCGAAAAGGTCTTCTCTTTTAGGTCACAGCTCATTGTCCATCAGGAAATTCACACAGGAGGGAAACCCTATGgctgcagtgaatgtgggaaagcctacAGTTGGAAATCACAGCTGCTTTTACACCAGAGAAGTCACACAGGAGTGAAACCCTATgaatgcagtgaatgtgggaaagcctttagtTTGAAGTCTCCATTCGTTGTACACCAGAGAACGCATACAGGAGTGAAACCACATAaatgcagtgaatgtgggaaagcctttaggAGTAAGTCCTATCTCCTTGTTCACATCCGAATGCATACAGGAGAAAAACCCTATCAATGCAGTGATTGTGGGAAAGCCTTCAATATGAAGACACAGCTCATCGTACATCAGGGAGTTCACACAGGAAATAATCCTTACCAATGCggtgaatgtgggaaagcctttggTAGGAAGGAACAGCTCACTGCACATCTGAGAGCTCATGCGGGAGAGAAGCCCTATGgatgcagtgaatgtgggaagGCTTTCAGTAGCAAGTCATACCTTGTTATCCATAGGAGGACACACACCGGAGAGAGACCCTATGAATGTAGTTTGTGTGAGAGAGCCTTTTGTGGAAAATCACAGCTGATTATACATCAGAGAACTCATTCAActgagaaaccctatgaatgcaaTGAATGTGAAAAAGCCTACCCTAGGAAGGCATCACTTCAGATACACCAGAAGACTCATTCGGGAGAGAAACCTTTTAAATGCagtgaatgtggaaaagccttcacTCAGAAGTCATCTCTCAGTGAACATCAGagagttcacactggagagaaaccgtGGAAGTGCTCTGAATGTGGGAAATCCTTCTGTTGGAATTCAGGGCTTCGTATACATCGGAAGACTCATAAATGA